A genomic stretch from Candidatus Nezhaarchaeota archaeon includes:
- a CDS encoding CPBP family intramembrane metalloprotease codes for MASSLYGLSVTSLTAGVCEEVVWRGYLQTRLMARLMSSKAWVAIALQAVLFGLWHSISLHTIFTAAFGFTLGLVYAKTKRLALIMVSHWLGVVIGFYTTYFTGVYSHTGELRGPTYNPSLNCHRPERVEEFPQLRLSAADQGLAEGFEEAMGHKG; via the coding sequence TTGGCTTCATCCCTCTACGGGTTGTCCGTTACATCATTAACGGCTGGTGTATGTGAGGAAGTAGTTTGGAGGGGTTATCTTCAGACAAGGTTGATGGCGAGGCTGATGAGCAGTAAGGCCTGGGTTGCTATAGCGTTACAAGCTGTGCTATTTGGTCTATGGCACTCGATCTCACTGCACACTATATTCACAGCAGCCTTTGGCTTTACACTAGGCTTAGTGTATGCTAAGACTAAGAGGCTAGCACTGATAATGGTAAGCCATTGGCTAGGCGTCGTTATAGGATTCTACACTACATACTTCACGGGGGTTTATAGCCATACGGGGGAATTGAGGGGGCCCACCTATAACCCAAGCCTTAACTGCCATCGACCCGAGCGGGTTGAGGAGTTCCCGCAGCTCCGCTTAAGCGCCGCTGACCAGGGGCTGGCCGAGGGCTTCGAGGAGGCTATGGGGCATAAAGGCTAG